The following proteins come from a genomic window of Neptunomonas concharum:
- a CDS encoding type II toxin-antitoxin system RatA family toxin, with the protein MTQVNRSALVLHSAQQMFDIVNDVKAYPDFLPWCASTELLCEDDQSMEATLHLAKAGLKYSFTTLNRLSRPDRIEIELVEGPFSRLTGVWTFEALNSEACKVSLDLVFEFSGKLTGMAMSKVFNQVATTLVDAFVQRAERVYG; encoded by the coding sequence ATGACCCAAGTAAATCGCAGTGCGCTGGTGCTACACAGCGCACAGCAGATGTTTGATATTGTCAACGATGTGAAAGCGTACCCGGATTTTTTACCGTGGTGCGCTAGCACTGAGTTGTTGTGTGAAGATGATCAGAGCATGGAAGCCACGCTTCATCTTGCAAAAGCAGGATTGAAGTATAGCTTTACGACCCTCAATCGATTATCGAGGCCTGATCGCATAGAGATTGAGCTGGTTGAAGGCCCGTTTTCTCGTTTAACCGGAGTCTGGACGTTTGAGGCTCTCAATAGTGAGGCCTGCAAAGTGAGTTTAGATCTAGTGTTTGAATTTTCAGGCAAGTTGACCGGTATGGCGATGAGCAAAGTGTTTAATCAGGTAGCTACTACATTGGTGGATGCCTTTGTGCAGCGGGCGGAGCGTGTATATGGATAA
- a CDS encoding RnfH family protein has protein sequence MDNPINVEVAFALPKQQRIVALQVEEGTTAYQAVIASGICQQFPQIDAEADPMGIFGKAIKDPKDTVLREGQRVEIYRPLIADPKEARAKRAAKMKAQKEAQ, from the coding sequence ATGGATAACCCTATTAATGTCGAGGTGGCTTTCGCCTTGCCTAAGCAGCAGCGGATTGTCGCATTGCAGGTTGAAGAGGGCACAACGGCTTATCAGGCGGTTATTGCATCGGGTATTTGCCAGCAGTTTCCGCAAATTGATGCAGAGGCTGATCCTATGGGTATTTTTGGTAAGGCGATCAAAGACCCAAAAGATACGGTACTGCGTGAAGGGCAGCGGGTAGAGATCTACCGCCCATTAATTGCTGATCCTAAAGAGGCGAGAGCAAAGCGGGCGGCGAAAATGAAGGCGCAAAAAGAAGCTCAGTAG
- a CDS encoding outer membrane protein assembly factor BamE produces the protein MRKFLICIATIAMLSGCSDFPGVYKIDIPQGNIISQEAIDQLQPGMTPSQVRYLMGTPLVVDTFNGQRWDYIYTFKKGWDARVQGNLSLFFKDGLLSHYSGDYKPAGLQEAQ, from the coding sequence ATGCGAAAGTTTCTAATTTGCATTGCGACTATCGCAATGCTCTCAGGTTGCTCCGATTTTCCGGGTGTTTACAAAATTGACATCCCTCAGGGTAACATTATCTCCCAAGAAGCCATCGACCAGCTTCAGCCCGGCATGACACCTTCCCAGGTGCGGTACCTCATGGGTACGCCTCTGGTGGTGGATACCTTTAATGGGCAACGCTGGGACTATATTTACACATTCAAGAAAGGCTGGGATGCACGCGTTCAGGGCAATTTATCCCTTTTCTTCAAAGATGGTTTGCTAAGCCACTACTCAGGTGATTATAAACCAGCAGGCTTACAAGAAGCTCAATAA
- the fur gene encoding ferric iron uptake transcriptional regulator — translation MSLENQELRKAGLKVTLPRVKIYQILEKAGEGDHFSAEDIYKLLMELGEDVGLATVYRVLTQFEAAGLVSRHHFEGGHSVFELARDEDHDHIVCVKCGKVREFVDNQLIQRQNEIAKELGFTITDRTLYLYGLCTEGCEKK, via the coding sequence ATGTCCCTCGAAAATCAAGAGTTAAGAAAAGCGGGCCTTAAGGTGACGCTACCGCGCGTTAAAATTTACCAGATTCTGGAGAAGGCCGGAGAGGGTGATCATTTCAGTGCTGAAGATATCTACAAGCTGTTAATGGAGCTGGGTGAAGATGTCGGTTTAGCCACGGTTTATCGTGTGTTAACTCAGTTTGAAGCGGCGGGCTTGGTTTCGCGACACCATTTCGAAGGTGGTCACTCCGTGTTTGAGCTGGCTCGAGATGAAGATCATGACCATATCGTTTGTGTAAAGTGTGGCAAGGTGCGTGAGTTTGTCGATAACCAATTAATTCAGCGCCAAAATGAGATCGCCAAAGAGTTAGGCTTTACTATCACGGATCGCACCCTCTATCTTTACGGTCTGTGTACAGAAGGATGTGAAAAGAAATAG
- the recN gene encoding DNA repair protein RecN, whose amino-acid sequence MLTQLIIRNYAIVESLDLELEQGMTVISGETGAGKSIMLDALGLTLGDRADSATVRHGAERAEIIASFDISALPDAKAWLKQQDMDLDEENECIIRRVITKEGRSRSYINNQACPLNSLKALGEHLIAIHGQHEHQQLLKKDHHRTLLDQFAALSPIAQQVRQHFHLWQKEKERLENLLNLSDEHQAKVQLLSYQVEELNQLGLTEGELEQLEAEQKQLCEAGDILHNGHQVLALTSEGDGDNCTQLLNHALHLLGELKSQSPSLTQASELLNSAQIQIEEANHELRHYLDRIEINPDRLSDVEERLSTIYDLARKHRIRPEALSALHQTLQEELDNLNHSDEALDTLHTRVAQLETEYRSLATTLSDARQQAAMKLNTLIDEQLHQLGMTSACFIANLTPYNKPTANGLEEVEFLISTNKGQPARPLARIASGGELSRISLAIQVITAQTSTTPTLIFDEVDVGIGGAIAEVVGRMLKQLGQRSQIMCVTHQPQVASQGDQHLFVSKQAGTENTHTQINQLKSADRIHEIARMLGGIDITQRSIDHAKEMLGLQT is encoded by the coding sequence ATGCTGACCCAATTGATCATTCGCAACTACGCTATTGTTGAGTCGCTCGACCTAGAACTGGAACAAGGCATGACCGTTATTAGCGGTGAAACAGGCGCAGGCAAATCGATTATGCTTGATGCCCTTGGCCTCACGCTAGGTGACCGAGCAGACAGCGCGACAGTGCGACATGGTGCAGAACGCGCCGAGATCATTGCCAGCTTTGACATCAGTGCGCTACCGGACGCCAAGGCGTGGCTTAAACAACAAGACATGGATCTTGACGAGGAAAACGAATGCATTATTCGCCGCGTTATTACCAAAGAAGGGCGGTCTCGCAGCTACATCAATAATCAAGCCTGCCCATTAAATTCGCTCAAGGCACTCGGCGAACATCTGATAGCTATTCACGGCCAACACGAACATCAACAGCTACTTAAAAAAGACCACCATCGCACCCTTCTGGATCAATTTGCGGCTTTATCACCCATCGCGCAGCAGGTACGACAGCATTTTCACTTATGGCAAAAGGAAAAAGAGCGACTGGAAAACCTGCTCAATCTTAGTGATGAACACCAAGCCAAAGTCCAGCTACTTAGCTATCAAGTCGAAGAGCTAAACCAGCTCGGGCTAACTGAAGGCGAGTTGGAACAATTAGAAGCAGAACAGAAGCAGTTATGCGAGGCTGGCGATATTCTACACAACGGCCACCAAGTGCTAGCACTGACCTCAGAAGGGGACGGTGACAACTGTACTCAACTTCTGAATCACGCATTGCATTTGCTAGGCGAACTGAAAAGCCAGTCACCTTCACTCACTCAGGCTAGCGAACTGCTCAATAGTGCACAAATCCAAATTGAAGAAGCCAATCATGAACTACGCCATTATTTAGACCGTATAGAAATCAACCCAGACCGTTTATCAGACGTGGAGGAGCGGCTATCTACTATTTACGATCTTGCGCGCAAGCATCGTATTCGCCCCGAAGCGCTCTCTGCACTCCACCAAACACTGCAAGAGGAGCTGGACAACCTTAATCATTCCGATGAGGCCTTAGACACACTTCACACAAGAGTCGCTCAACTAGAAACGGAGTATCGCAGCCTAGCTACCACGTTAAGCGATGCCCGCCAGCAGGCTGCGATGAAATTAAACACATTAATAGATGAACAACTCCACCAGCTAGGCATGACCTCCGCTTGTTTTATAGCCAACCTAACGCCATACAACAAACCAACGGCCAACGGTTTAGAAGAAGTGGAGTTCCTTATTTCAACCAATAAAGGACAGCCCGCTCGGCCTTTAGCCCGTATTGCCTCAGGCGGGGAACTATCTCGTATCAGTTTGGCTATTCAGGTCATTACCGCTCAAACCTCAACAACACCGACCTTAATCTTCGATGAAGTAGATGTAGGAATTGGGGGCGCGATTGCTGAAGTGGTTGGACGCATGTTGAAACAACTTGGGCAGCGCTCACAAATAATGTGTGTGACCCACCAACCACAAGTTGCATCTCAGGGGGATCAGCATCTGTTTGTCAGCAAGCAAGCAGGAACTGAAAACACTCACACCCAGATCAATCAGCTAAAAAGCGCCGATCGTATACACGAGATCGCACGCATGCTGGGCGGTATTGATATTACGCAACGGTCCATCGATCATGCGAAAGAGATGTTAGGGCTACAAACGTAG
- the grpE gene encoding nucleotide exchange factor GrpE — protein MADLDINATDATTNEADVVNNEPSTESEVSEEAALIADLEKQLVAAQEEAASLKDQMLRAAADVQNARRRAEQDVEKAHKFGTEKFAAEMLPIIDSLERALEACKPDDEATKALRDGVEMTYGMFVSGLAKFNVEQVNPEGESFNPELHQAMSMIDVPDAQPNTVVGVMQKGYSLNGRLIRPAMVMVAKG, from the coding sequence ATGGCGGATCTTGATATCAATGCGACAGACGCTACGACTAACGAAGCGGATGTTGTGAATAATGAACCCTCAACTGAAAGCGAGGTTTCAGAGGAAGCCGCTTTGATAGCCGATCTGGAAAAGCAGCTGGTGGCAGCGCAAGAAGAAGCAGCGAGTTTGAAAGATCAAATGTTACGTGCCGCTGCGGATGTTCAAAATGCACGTCGTCGTGCGGAGCAGGATGTCGAAAAAGCACATAAATTTGGTACAGAAAAATTTGCCGCAGAAATGCTACCAATCATCGATAGTTTGGAACGTGCGCTAGAGGCGTGCAAACCCGATGATGAAGCGACTAAGGCGCTACGCGATGGTGTAGAAATGACCTATGGCATGTTTGTTTCTGGGCTCGCCAAGTTCAATGTCGAGCAAGTGAACCCGGAAGGGGAGTCGTTTAATCCGGAATTACACCAAGCGATGTCAATGATTGATGTACCGGACGCGCAACCAAATACAGTTGTAGGTGTTATGCAAAAGGGTTACAGCCTGAATGGACGCTTGATTCGCCCAGCGATGGTTATGGTGGCAAAAGGTTAA
- the dnaK gene encoding molecular chaperone DnaK, whose amino-acid sequence MGKIIGIDLGTTNSCVAVLDGDKTRVIENAEGDRTTPSIIAYTDDETLVGQSAKRQAVTNPHNTLFAIKRLIGRRFKDDVVQKDISMVPYKIIEADNGDAWVEVKGNKMAPPQISAEILKKMKKTAEDYLGEEVTGAVITVPAYFNDSQRQATKDAGKIAGLDVKRIINEPTAAALAYGMDQSKGDKTIAVYDLGGGTFDISIIEIADVDGEHQFEVLATNGDTFLGGEDFDMRLIEYLAAEFKKESGIDLHNDPLALQRLKEAAEKAKVELSTAQSTDVNLPYITADATGPKHLNVKITRAKLESLVEELVTNSINPCRTALKDAGLSASDIDEVILVGGQTRMPLVQQVVADFFGKEARKDVNPDEAVAVGAAIQGAVLSGDVKDVLLLDVTPLTLGIETMGGVATALIEKNTTIPTKKSQIFSTADDNQNAVTIHVVQGERKQASQNKSLGRFDLADIPPAPRGVPQIEVTFDLDANGILNVSAKDKATGKEQSIIIKASSGLSDEEIEQMVRDAEANADADKQFEELTQARNQGDAMVHSAKKTLKEAGDKATAEETTAIEGAIAALEEALKGDDKAEIDSKTEALTEAVSGLAQKMYAEAAQQAEAGDAAEASGSAADDAVDAEFEEVKDDKK is encoded by the coding sequence ATGGGTAAAATTATTGGTATCGATTTAGGAACCACCAACTCTTGTGTTGCGGTTCTTGATGGTGACAAAACGCGCGTTATCGAAAACGCAGAGGGTGATCGTACAACCCCTTCCATCATCGCTTATACAGATGACGAAACGTTAGTTGGTCAGTCAGCTAAGCGTCAGGCTGTTACAAACCCTCATAATACGCTGTTTGCTATTAAGCGCTTGATCGGCCGTCGTTTTAAAGATGACGTGGTCCAGAAAGATATTAGCATGGTGCCTTATAAAATTATCGAAGCAGACAATGGTGACGCTTGGGTAGAAGTCAAAGGCAATAAAATGGCACCGCCTCAGATCTCTGCTGAGATTCTGAAAAAAATGAAGAAAACAGCAGAAGACTATTTAGGTGAAGAAGTGACGGGCGCGGTAATCACAGTACCTGCTTACTTCAACGATTCTCAGCGTCAGGCAACGAAAGATGCTGGTAAAATTGCGGGCCTAGACGTTAAACGTATTATCAACGAGCCAACAGCTGCGGCACTGGCTTACGGTATGGATCAATCCAAAGGCGATAAAACAATCGCTGTATACGATTTAGGTGGTGGTACATTCGATATCTCTATCATCGAAATCGCTGATGTTGATGGCGAGCACCAGTTTGAAGTATTGGCTACCAACGGTGACACATTCCTTGGTGGTGAAGATTTCGATATGCGCTTGATCGAATACTTGGCAGCTGAGTTTAAGAAAGAGTCTGGCATTGATCTGCACAACGATCCTCTGGCACTACAGCGTCTGAAAGAAGCGGCAGAGAAAGCAAAAGTTGAGCTATCTACTGCGCAATCTACAGACGTAAACCTGCCATACATTACGGCTGATGCAACAGGTCCTAAGCACCTTAATGTGAAAATTACGCGTGCAAAACTAGAGTCGTTGGTTGAAGAGCTGGTTACTAATTCAATCAATCCATGCCGTACAGCATTGAAAGATGCCGGTTTGAGTGCTTCAGACATTGATGAAGTAATTCTGGTGGGTGGTCAGACGCGTATGCCATTGGTTCAGCAAGTTGTTGCTGACTTCTTTGGCAAAGAAGCACGTAAAGATGTTAACCCGGATGAAGCGGTTGCTGTCGGTGCGGCGATTCAGGGCGCGGTACTGTCTGGTGATGTGAAAGATGTCTTGTTGCTTGACGTTACGCCACTGACCTTGGGTATCGAAACCATGGGTGGTGTTGCAACAGCACTGATTGAGAAGAACACAACGATTCCTACTAAGAAATCTCAGATCTTCTCAACAGCGGATGACAACCAGAACGCAGTAACGATTCACGTTGTTCAAGGTGAGCGTAAGCAGGCTTCTCAGAATAAATCGTTGGGTCGCTTTGACTTGGCTGATATTCCTCCAGCGCCACGTGGTGTTCCACAGATCGAAGTAACCTTCGACTTGGATGCCAACGGTATCCTTAATGTATCAGCTAAGGATAAAGCAACGGGTAAAGAACAGTCGATCATCATTAAAGCTTCTTCTGGTTTGAGTGATGAAGAGATCGAGCAAATGGTTCGTGACGCAGAAGCCAATGCGGATGCTGATAAACAGTTTGAAGAACTGACCCAAGCGCGCAACCAAGGTGATGCGATGGTTCACTCTGCGAAGAAAACCCTTAAAGAAGCCGGCGATAAAGCGACGGCTGAAGAAACAACGGCTATTGAAGGCGCGATTGCAGCACTGGAAGAAGCCTTGAAGGGTGATGATAAAGCAGAGATCGACAGCAAAACTGAGGCATTAACAGAAGCGGTTTCTGGCTTGGCTCAGAAGATGTATGCCGAAGCGGCACAGCAGGCTGAAGCGGGTGATGCTGCAGAAGCATCAGGCAGCGCTGCGGATGATGCTGTTGATGCTGAGTTCGAAGAAGTGAAGGATGACAAGAAGTAA
- the dnaJ gene encoding molecular chaperone DnaJ: MSKRDYYEVLGVDRNTSDKDIKKAFRRQAMKYHPDRNPDDKEAEEKFKEVNEAYEVLSDAQKKSAYDQYGHAGVDPNMRGGAGGFDGGFSDVFGDVFGDIFGGGGGRRRSSVQRGADLRYTMDLSLEEAVRGVEKTIKVPTLVACEPCDGTGAKPGTSAKTCSTCGGMGQVRMQQGFFSVQQTCPTCHGEGKIITDPCQHCHGHGRVEKTKTLSVKIPAGVDTGDRVRLSGEGEAGSHGGPAGDLYVQVQVREHAIFERDGRHLYCEVPISFIDAALGGELEVPTLDGRVKLKIPAETQTGKLFRLRGKGVAPVRGGGAGDLMVRVVVETPVNLTSRQKELLREFQETTDDSHKKHSPKKHSFFDSVKKFFED, encoded by the coding sequence ATGTCTAAAAGAGATTATTACGAAGTATTAGGCGTCGATCGCAATACCAGCGATAAAGATATTAAAAAGGCGTTTCGTCGACAAGCGATGAAGTATCATCCTGATCGAAACCCTGATGATAAAGAAGCCGAAGAGAAATTCAAAGAGGTCAACGAAGCCTACGAAGTACTGTCAGATGCGCAGAAAAAGAGCGCCTACGATCAGTATGGCCATGCCGGGGTTGATCCTAATATGCGTGGCGGTGCTGGTGGATTTGATGGTGGCTTCTCCGACGTGTTTGGTGATGTGTTCGGTGATATCTTTGGCGGTGGTGGCGGCCGTCGGCGCAGTTCGGTTCAACGGGGCGCTGATCTTCGTTATACCATGGATCTCAGCCTCGAAGAGGCGGTGCGTGGTGTAGAGAAAACGATTAAGGTTCCCACACTCGTAGCCTGTGAGCCTTGTGATGGTACAGGAGCAAAACCGGGCACCAGCGCTAAAACCTGTAGTACCTGTGGTGGTATGGGCCAAGTGCGTATGCAGCAAGGCTTCTTCTCCGTACAACAGACCTGCCCAACGTGTCACGGTGAAGGTAAGATCATTACGGATCCTTGCCAGCACTGCCATGGTCATGGTCGGGTTGAGAAAACTAAGACGCTGTCGGTTAAAATCCCGGCGGGTGTTGATACGGGCGATCGAGTTCGTCTCTCTGGTGAGGGCGAAGCAGGTTCCCATGGCGGTCCTGCTGGTGATCTGTATGTTCAGGTACAGGTCCGCGAGCACGCGATCTTTGAGCGCGATGGTCGCCATTTGTATTGTGAAGTGCCTATCAGCTTTATCGATGCGGCGTTAGGTGGCGAATTAGAGGTGCCTACGCTGGACGGTCGCGTTAAACTGAAGATTCCGGCTGAAACGCAAACGGGTAAACTGTTCCGACTACGTGGAAAAGGTGTCGCGCCTGTACGTGGTGGTGGAGCAGGGGACTTGATGGTGCGTGTTGTAGTAGAAACGCCAGTGAATCTGACCAGCCGTCAGAAAGAGCTGTTAAGGGAGTTCCAAGAAACGACCGACGATAGCCATAAAAAACACAGTCCAAAGAAACACTCTTTCTTTGATTCTGTGAAAAAGTTTTTTGAAGATTGA
- the cysE gene encoding serine O-acetyltransferase: MTDLSAEPEVLWLSIQQEAKVEVQTEPCLASFYHSCIINHSGLKSALSYLLASKLADDVMSAVLLRELLEQAMESDPEIITAACHDIIAVRTRDPAVDKSSIVLLYLKGFHALQAYRVAHWMWKQGRKSMALYIQSRVSSVFQVDIHPAALIGHGVMFDHATGIVVGETCVIENDVSILQNVTLGGTGKESGDRHPKIREGVLIAAGANIFGNIEVGIGAKVGGGSVVLDTVPPHTTVVGVPARVVGCAGCEKPALDMNQKIELAKD, translated from the coding sequence ATGACTGATTTAAGTGCAGAGCCAGAAGTCTTGTGGCTGAGTATTCAGCAAGAAGCTAAAGTGGAGGTTCAAACAGAGCCTTGTTTGGCGAGCTTCTACCACTCATGCATTATCAACCATTCAGGTTTGAAGTCGGCATTGTCCTATCTTTTGGCGAGTAAGCTTGCGGATGATGTCATGTCAGCCGTTTTATTGCGTGAATTACTGGAGCAGGCAATGGAGTCTGATCCTGAAATTATCACTGCAGCTTGCCATGATATTATTGCTGTGCGCACTCGCGACCCTGCCGTAGATAAATCATCTATCGTGTTACTGTACCTGAAAGGTTTTCATGCGTTACAAGCGTATCGCGTGGCTCATTGGATGTGGAAGCAGGGGCGTAAATCAATGGCTTTGTATATACAGAGCCGTGTTAGTTCTGTTTTTCAAGTAGATATCCACCCCGCAGCATTAATAGGGCATGGTGTCATGTTTGACCACGCCACAGGTATTGTTGTTGGTGAAACATGCGTTATCGAAAATGATGTGTCTATTCTTCAGAATGTTACGCTCGGTGGTACTGGTAAAGAAAGCGGCGATCGTCACCCGAAAATTCGCGAAGGTGTGCTGATTGCAGCCGGCGCTAATATTTTTGGTAACATTGAAGTGGGCATCGGGGCTAAAGTGGGTGGCGGCAGTGTCGTTTTGGATACTGTACCTCCCCATACGACGGTTGTGGGTGTCCCTGCACGCGTTGTTGGCTGCGCAGGTTGCGAAAAACCTGCCTTAGATATGAATCAGAAAATTGAGTTAGCAAAAGACTAA